From one Plectropomus leopardus isolate mb chromosome 8, YSFRI_Pleo_2.0, whole genome shotgun sequence genomic stretch:
- the zgc:101663 gene encoding alpha-1,3-mannosyl-glycoprotein 4-beta-N-acetylglucosaminyltransferase C — MRRHSRKKNVVLAVLLLIGGLYYISHSFLIADPTKPQEVIPVELSWQAERLVKKDSWVEQGDYLPLNVSYQLLAGAPSAQQRYLSIGISSVKRKKGSYLIPTLQSLFSQSSPGERSSMVVVLLLADFDVVWRVGTVQEIKTTFAVELEQGQLVVLHVPQDVYPPITGLKRNYNDAPERVSFRSKQNLDYSFLIHYSAGLGRYYLQLEDDVFSAKNFLSTIKRRVEEQEVKKTTWTMLEFSALGYIGKLYKSAHLPLLARFLFLFYQEMPCDWLMSHFRVLLTQKETIIFKPSLFQHMGTFSSFQGTYNKLKDKDFEEDFYSNPSAEVYSDMSAYKKHIPKLAWDAGEGFFWGRSPESGNYLTVVFTDPAVLTGIFVETGSGGKDLLESAQVELGHDVINTEKQEKSCKEFQSLGTLENGKFEMQEMDKMYPTASSCLRIKVTVGQKDWVIIKKIRVTTKLSKPPNQSKE, encoded by the exons ATGCGACGCCATTCAAGGAAGAAGAATGTTGTTTTGGCAGTGCTGCTTCTCATTGGGGGATTGTACTACATTAGCCATTCCTTCCTCATTGct gaTCCAACAAAGCCACAGGAAGTGATTCCAGTTGAGTTAAGCTGGCAGGCAGAGAGGTTGGTAAAGAAGGATTCCTGGGTGGAACAGGGAGACTACCTACCTCTCAATGTGTCCTATCAGCTGCTTGCTGGAGCCCCATCTGCTCAGCAGA GGTATTTATCTATTGGAATATCATCAGTGAAGAGGAAGAAGGGCAGCTATCTCATCCCTACCTTGCAGTCTCTCTTCTCCCAGTCGTCTCCTGGGGAGCGCTCCTCCATGgtggtggtgctgctgctggcagaTTTTGACGTTGTCTGGAGAGTAGGCACAGTGCAGGAGATCAAAACTACATTTGCTGTGGAGCTGGAACAAGGCCAGCTGGTGGTCCTCCATGTTCCACAGGATGTGTATCCTCCTATTACAG GTCTAAAGAGGAACTATAACGATGCCCCAGAAAGGGTATCGTTCCGCTCAAAGCAGAACCTGGATTACTCCTTCCTGATCCACTACAGTGCTGGTCTTGGCAGATACTACCTCCAGCTGGAAGACGATGTCTTCTCCGCAAAAAATTTCCTCTCCACCATAAAGAGGCGCGTTGAGGAGCAGGAGGTAAAGAAGACCACCTGGACAATGCTGGAATTCTCAGCTCTGGGCTACATTGGGAAACTCTACAAATCAGCCCACCTTCCTCTGCTGGCACgattcctcttcctcttctacCAGGAAATGCCCTGCGACTGGTTGATGTCTCACTTCCGAGTGTTGCTAACTCAGAAAGAGACAATCATCTTCAAACCCTCGCTGTTCCAACACATGGGGACTTTCTCCTCGTTCCAAGGGACATACAACAAGCTGAAGGACAAGGACTTTGAGGAGGACTTCTACAGCAATCCTTCGGCAGAGGTTTATTCTGACATGTCCGCCTATAAGAAACACATCCCCAAACTGGCATGGGATGCTGGAGAGGGCTTTTTCTGGGGACGCTCCCCGGAAAGTGGAAATTACCTGACTGTGGTGTTCACAGACCCTGCAGTGCTGACAGGGATATTTGTGGAAACAGGATCAGGGGGCAAAGACCTCCTGGAGTCAGCTCAGGTGGAGTTAGGCCATGACGTGATCAACACAGAGAAACAGGAGAAGAGCTGTAAAGAGTTCCAGTCACTGGGGACGTTAGAGAACGGGAAGTTTGAGATGCAAGAGATGGACAAAATGTATCCCACTGCCTCCTCCTGTCTGAGGATAAAAGTCACAGTGGGGCAGAAGGATTGGGTGATCATTAAGAAAATCAGGGTCACAACAAAACTGAGTAAACCTCCGAACCAGTCCAAGGAGTGA